Below is a window of Methanobacterium sp. Maddingley MBC34 DNA.
AAAGAAGTGGAGTTAAACCGAGCTACACTTTATATCTATTTTAAAAATAAAGAAGCACTATGTTTTGCAGTTATTTTACGTGGAGTTAAAATACTGAATGAAATGGTTAAAAATAACGTAAAATCCGCTGCCGATACTCAGAAAATCAATGCCATGGGGAAATCATATTACACATTCTTCAGTTTATACCCCCAATACTTTGAGGTTTATACCTATTTTCAATCAGGACGATTTGGATCAGATGTTGTTGGTTTAAGACGTCCTGCATGGGATGATGTAAGGGAAATAACCAGGTTGCAAAAAGAAATATTTGATATACTCCACCTGGCCATAAAAAATGGAATTAAAAGGGGAAAATTCTCTTCCAAACTTGATCCTTTATACGCAACCTTTTTGGTTATGAATGCTCTGGATGCTATTCTGAATCCGAGCCCAATGTTAATGAAAGAACTCAAAGATAGAGAAATTAATTTATATAAATTTGAGACCGATTTCATGTATTTTGTTAATGAATTACTTAAAAATAAAGAATTATAAATTTAATTTTCCTTTTATACGCATTATTTATTGCTCTTATAAGCTATTTTTACTTAGTATTATTTCTATTTTATGTCCCCCTACCTACTTTTAGATAATTTGAAGCTTTTTTCGAATTTATGCTTATCTTGGAAATTTAGTTTCTATTAAATTTAGTTCTAAAAATTTCCATGGATCTGGACCATAACCACAAAGTTTATATTCAATAATAACACCATGTTATTAAATAACAGACTGTTATAAAATTACGATGTGTTACAAAATAACAACCTGTTGCGTATTAGCATGAATCAGAATCCGGAAAAAGCCACTGCCAAAATGATTTTTTCCCACTAATGGAGAAGAATAATATGCCCCTGGTAAAAAATAACAATAATCATGCCAATAACAGAGCTGAACACAAAGGTTATACTACAGATTTCTCTCGCCGTATCCGTAAGGTTAATAATCTTGAACGAGTCTATTTCTGGACTCCTTACAGTAATGTCTCCTTGATCACAAGGATTAATGGTAATGTTTCCCCAGAAAAACTACGCTATGCAATAAACACTGCACGAAAGATGCACCCACTTCTTGGTGCCAAGATCACATTTGATGATGATAACAATGCGTGGTTCTCAACTGATAATGTTCCCCAACCCAATGTTAAAATAACTCCAAGAGTTTCAAACACACAATGGTTTGAAGAATTACAGCAAGAAATCACCATACCTTTTGATCTAGAACAAGGCCCGATGATAAGGTTTATGTTAGTACATTCGGAGAAAGTGTCTGAATTGGTTATAATATGTAACCACTGCATTTGTGACGGCATGTCACTGGCCTATTTAGTTCGTGATTTGCTCAGTTACTGCGTAAGTCCTGAAAAAGAGATTGAAGTGGTTCCCCCACAGAATATGGTTGATTTTCTTCCAAAAAAAGGTTTTTCGATCTCCTCCATTATGATGCGTCTTTTTATGGCTCATGCTAATAGAAAATGGAAAAAGAAACCTTATACTTTTAAATATGAAGATTCTGTTGCCATACAGAATACATACTGGGATAAAAATAGATTCAACACGGTTCTTCTGGAACTTGACCCCAACCAAACCAGAGATCTTTCAAAAAGATGCCGAGAAAATGGTGTGACTGTTGGATCGGCGGTCAACGCTGCATTCATTGCTGCACGTGAAGAAATTAAGGGGCCGTTTAAAAAGAATCAAAAACAGATCTGGATCCCATTTGACCTACGCAGACATGCCAAGGAAGAAATAGGGGATGTATTTTGCCTCTGTGTAGGAGCACCAAGTTTTCCATATACATATAACTCCAAAAAAACATTCTGGGAGAATGTTTCCATATTACATGATGAAATCCATAAAAGGGTGGAAAAATTGGATTCTGATGCCCTTGAAGTTCTGAACTTTCACCCCACACTCACCGATGCATTATCATCTTTTGCACCATTTGCAAAGGTTGTTCCAGAGGCCTATACTCAGACCGAGAATTTAACACAATTTTTAAACGATAAAAAGAACATTGCTTTTTCATTTGCAAAAAAAGCAGAGCACATGGTACCGGGCACAATTGCATCAAATCTGGGCAGACTGAACATACCCCAGACCTACGGAGA
It encodes the following:
- a CDS encoding hypothetical protein (PFAM: Condensation domain), which encodes MPLVKNNNNHANNRAEHKGYTTDFSRRIRKVNNLERVYFWTPYSNVSLITRINGNVSPEKLRYAINTARKMHPLLGAKITFDDDNNAWFSTDNVPQPNVKITPRVSNTQWFEELQQEITIPFDLEQGPMIRFMLVHSEKVSELVIICNHCICDGMSLAYLVRDLLSYCVSPEKEIEVVPPQNMVDFLPKKGFSISSIMMRLFMAHANRKWKKKPYTFKYEDSVAIQNTYWDKNRFNTVLLELDPNQTRDLSKRCRENGVTVGSAVNAAFIAAREEIKGPFKKNQKQIWIPFDLRRHAKEEIGDVFCLCVGAPSFPYTYNSKKTFWENVSILHDEIHKRVEKLDSDALEVLNFHPTLTDALSSFAPFAKVVPEAYTQTENLTQFLNDKKNIAFSFAKKAEHMVPGTIASNLGRLNIPQTYGDLKVDGMVFLPVMSNSVPLTLGGVSIGDRLVFSLIYPEPKKSAGSVTLEMIQIRNKALEYLGFPENRSEKSI
- a CDS encoding transcriptional regulator (PFAM: Bacterial regulatory proteins, tetR family), which codes for MSAAARRIREKEQRKQSIIDAAEKLFFTKGYDNVSMNDIAKEVELNRATLYIYFKNKEALCFAVILRGVKILNEMVKNNVKSAADTQKINAMGKSYYTFFSLYPQYFEVYTYFQSGRFGSDVVGLRRPAWDDVREITRLQKEIFDILHLAIKNGIKRGKFSSKLDPLYATFLVMNALDAILNPSPMLMKELKDREINLYKFETDFMYFVNELLKNKEL